A DNA window from Ensifer sp. WSM1721 contains the following coding sequences:
- a CDS encoding glycosyltransferase family 2 protein, translating to MSFDDRTRGANGIFENAKVFRLSSEVAVLIWDVPAELPGMAKYTLVLPEQPVPLVSMAVPLADGGQRILWAMRPGTEPQRAQIALEGARLQTFVLPPISALPPVDVDALFADLSPQGCIKFLNNLLTAWRGAFRLSRDQLFISAVEDALHALTARPRPANIVCPIADGRYLIETAISPDFGEISAVYALGASSILPLASQFLVAADRQQNLRPCHFIIEAPRTREPFLFVFLGKKGIALRELSALNPRYQTLQKWWRERGVAPTLREFVVRWLSRMPEGGTATAIDLQLRQPLPARQIGRSAMHPSAEVDLALALSGGLLAGGWSHDPTSILAGIDYLKEDGTAVPLDGNWYEFPAWARGTDEGARTDVTGFVAWLPLNEPLGALLQPRFQMRLASGAVKPLVPKPQPFEPTAQRNRILRAVPPQHAVDQAFRTILAPAIEDVEQRLGRTIKVERTKDYGLPQKTPMVSIVVPLYRVLDFLRFQLSGMATDPWIVSNAEIIYVLDSPEIQDETEHLLGGLHLLHGLPMKLVVMNRNGGYARACNAGARFARGSILVMLNSDVVPSAPGWLQALTLPLLQRKELGATGPKLIFEDGSLQHAGLYFARDRRDVWLNHHFHKGMPGDYAPAQVARSVPGVTGACLVTRRETYERVGGYTEDYVIGDYEDSDLCLKIRRSGLEIFYEPSACLYHFERRSIRRSQDYMRGVASQYNAWLHTERWNDDIDKLMATYLGTDSETIVSFGDEAPARSAA from the coding sequence GTGAGTTTCGACGACCGCACGAGGGGCGCCAACGGTATTTTCGAGAATGCAAAGGTCTTCCGACTCAGCTCCGAGGTTGCCGTCCTGATCTGGGATGTTCCTGCCGAGCTTCCGGGCATGGCCAAGTACACGCTCGTCTTGCCCGAACAACCGGTTCCGCTTGTCAGCATGGCGGTTCCGCTTGCCGATGGCGGCCAGCGCATCCTTTGGGCCATGCGTCCGGGCACGGAGCCGCAGCGAGCGCAGATCGCTCTTGAAGGCGCCCGCCTTCAAACGTTCGTCCTGCCGCCCATAAGTGCACTCCCGCCTGTCGATGTGGACGCCCTGTTTGCCGATCTTTCACCCCAGGGCTGTATCAAGTTCCTGAACAATCTGCTGACCGCCTGGCGAGGCGCCTTCCGGCTTTCCAGGGACCAGCTTTTCATCAGTGCCGTCGAAGATGCGCTTCACGCGCTTACAGCGCGGCCGCGGCCCGCCAATATCGTCTGCCCGATCGCCGACGGACGGTATCTGATCGAGACCGCCATCAGCCCCGATTTCGGCGAGATCAGCGCCGTCTACGCGCTCGGCGCGAGCTCCATTCTGCCGCTGGCTTCGCAATTTCTCGTCGCTGCCGATCGGCAGCAGAACCTGCGCCCCTGTCATTTCATCATCGAAGCGCCCCGCACGCGTGAACCTTTCCTCTTCGTCTTCCTTGGAAAGAAGGGGATCGCGCTCCGCGAACTGTCCGCCCTTAATCCACGCTATCAGACATTGCAGAAGTGGTGGCGCGAACGCGGCGTCGCACCGACGCTACGCGAGTTCGTGGTCCGCTGGCTCTCTCGAATGCCGGAGGGCGGCACGGCGACAGCGATCGACTTGCAGCTTCGACAGCCGCTGCCGGCGCGGCAGATCGGCAGATCCGCAATGCACCCGAGCGCTGAGGTCGATCTGGCGCTGGCGCTTTCAGGTGGCCTGCTTGCCGGCGGCTGGTCACACGATCCCACATCCATCCTCGCCGGAATCGACTATCTGAAAGAGGACGGCACGGCAGTGCCGCTCGACGGAAATTGGTACGAGTTTCCCGCCTGGGCCCGCGGCACAGACGAGGGCGCGAGAACCGACGTGACCGGCTTCGTGGCCTGGCTACCGCTGAACGAGCCGCTGGGCGCTCTCCTTCAGCCGCGTTTTCAGATGCGGCTCGCTTCGGGCGCGGTGAAGCCTCTCGTGCCGAAGCCGCAACCGTTCGAGCCCACAGCGCAGCGCAACCGCATTTTGCGCGCCGTCCCGCCGCAGCACGCAGTCGACCAGGCCTTCCGCACGATCCTTGCCCCAGCCATCGAGGATGTGGAGCAAAGACTTGGCAGGACCATAAAGGTCGAGCGCACGAAGGACTACGGTCTGCCACAGAAGACTCCCATGGTCTCGATCGTCGTGCCGCTTTACCGGGTGCTCGACTTCCTGCGCTTTCAACTCTCCGGCATGGCGACGGACCCTTGGATCGTCAGCAATGCGGAAATCATCTACGTTCTCGATTCGCCAGAAATCCAGGACGAGACGGAGCACCTGCTCGGCGGGTTGCACCTCCTTCACGGGCTGCCGATGAAGCTCGTGGTGATGAACCGCAATGGCGGCTATGCGCGGGCCTGCAACGCCGGTGCCCGCTTCGCGCGCGGCTCGATCCTCGTCATGCTCAATTCCGATGTCGTGCCCTCGGCACCCGGCTGGCTTCAGGCGCTCACGCTGCCATTGCTGCAACGAAAGGAGCTCGGCGCCACCGGGCCGAAGCTGATCTTCGAGGACGGCTCGCTCCAGCATGCCGGCCTCTACTTCGCCCGCGACCGACGCGACGTCTGGCTCAACCACCATTTCCACAAGGGCATGCCCGGCGATTACGCACCGGCTCAGGTTGCCCGGAGCGTTCCGGGCGTCACGGGTGCCTGCCTTGTCACGCGGAGGGAGACTTATGAGCGCGTCGGCGGATATACGGAGGATTACGTCATAGGCGATTACGAGGACAGCGATCTTTGCCTGAAGATCCGCAGGAGCGGGCTTGAGATATTCTACGAGCCCTCGGCCTGCCTCTACCATTTCGAGCGCCGGTCGATCCGCCGCAGCCAGGACTACATGCGGGGTGTCGCCAGCCAATACAATGCCTGGCTGCACACGGAGCGCTGGAACGACGACATCGACAAGCTGATGGCGACCTATCTCGGCACCGACAGTGAAACCATCGTTTCGTTCGGCGATGAAGCCCCAGCCAGGAGCGCCGCATGA
- a CDS encoding calcium-binding protein, whose translation MATLEGGAYDDALFGSRFDDFIRAHGGDDFVNGGKGDDIIFGDEGDDLLFGGDGNDTVFGGAGADILYGEKGDDILVGGAGDDLLYGDKGNDILLGGAGSDFMVGGKGSDILLGGAGSDVINGGDGNDLMVGGQGSDVFVFDGGGGNDVILDFTPGEDVLQISKGINGLDITSPEDLASRITQVGGNVVIDLGHGDTLTLVNADADDIQAHPENYFTVH comes from the coding sequence ATGGCCACTTTGGAAGGCGGCGCATACGACGACGCCCTGTTTGGCTCTCGCTTTGACGATTTCATCCGCGCCCACGGGGGTGATGATTTCGTCAATGGGGGCAAAGGGGACGACATCATCTTCGGTGACGAAGGTGACGACCTGCTGTTCGGCGGCGACGGGAACGATACCGTCTTCGGCGGCGCAGGCGCAGATATTCTCTATGGCGAAAAAGGCGACGACATCCTGGTCGGCGGAGCGGGTGACGACCTGCTTTACGGCGACAAGGGCAACGACATCCTGCTCGGCGGCGCTGGCAGCGACTTCATGGTCGGCGGCAAGGGCAGCGACATCCTGCTCGGTGGTGCCGGCAGCGACGTCATCAACGGCGGCGATGGCAACGATCTCATGGTCGGTGGCCAGGGCAGCGATGTCTTCGTGTTCGACGGCGGTGGCGGCAATGACGTCATCCTCGACTTTACTCCCGGCGAAGACGTCCTGCAGATCTCCAAGGGCATCAATGGTCTCGATATCACCTCGCCCGAGGACCTCGCTTCGCGCATTACCCAGGTTGGCGGCAATGTCGTCATCGACCTCGGCCATGGCGACACGCTGACGCTGGTGAACGCCGACGCCGACGATATTCAGGCGCATCCCGAGAACTATTTCACGGTTCACTAA
- a CDS encoding HlyD family type I secretion periplasmic adaptor subunit — MTNETILPARLDVQPLVTTEGREQRLPVSAAPPPSSGPMELDFSETGMHSPIRRLVIAGLATILVAFGGFFGWAFSTELSSASVTSGTVVVDSKRKTVSHFEGGVLSRLLVQEGDHVAAGQPLIKLEDTRARSDLQALESRRVGLIAKLARLRAEQAGAQDISFPADLNGAGDAAADAITAETSFFEKRREAKKGRIEIQRKTIEEYSEKAKSLAAQLQATDRQIELMNEQRTAIATLVDKAFAQRSKLIEIDARLSELAATRGEIAGDRAQAQKAMAGAELALTGIESDFQSEIAGEITTARLELADAEERIIAAKDVLRRLEIRSPQAGIVANIQLRTAGSAVTPGQPLLDIVPEDEPLLVEMHVSTRDIDSITIGSNTQIRLTAYNQRSHLPLDGKITYIAADQSVDEKSNVAYFVARAEIAPKSLAANPDIRLYPGMPAEVLIVHKPRSAIDYLVSPVTESFNRAFRED, encoded by the coding sequence ATGACGAACGAAACGATCCTTCCGGCACGCCTCGATGTGCAGCCCCTCGTCACGACCGAAGGCCGAGAGCAGCGCCTGCCCGTGAGCGCGGCACCGCCGCCGAGCTCGGGCCCGATGGAGCTCGACTTCTCGGAGACGGGCATGCATTCGCCCATCCGGCGTCTCGTCATCGCCGGCTTGGCGACGATCCTCGTTGCTTTCGGCGGATTTTTCGGCTGGGCGTTTTCGACGGAACTCAGCAGCGCCTCGGTCACCAGCGGCACCGTCGTCGTCGATTCCAAGCGCAAGACGGTCAGCCATTTCGAGGGCGGCGTCCTTAGCCGCCTTCTGGTCCAGGAGGGCGACCATGTCGCCGCCGGTCAGCCCCTGATCAAGCTAGAGGACACGCGTGCCCGCTCCGACCTGCAGGCGCTCGAAAGCCGGCGCGTTGGTCTGATTGCCAAATTGGCGCGCTTGAGGGCTGAGCAGGCGGGAGCACAGGACATAAGCTTTCCTGCCGATCTCAACGGTGCTGGCGACGCCGCCGCCGACGCCATTACGGCGGAAACCTCCTTTTTCGAGAAGCGGCGCGAAGCCAAGAAGGGGCGCATAGAGATCCAGCGCAAGACCATCGAGGAATATTCGGAGAAAGCCAAGTCGCTCGCCGCCCAGCTCCAGGCCACCGATCGGCAGATCGAGCTGATGAACGAGCAGCGGACAGCAATCGCGACCCTCGTGGACAAAGCCTTTGCCCAGCGCTCGAAGCTGATCGAGATCGACGCAAGGCTCAGCGAACTGGCCGCCACGCGTGGAGAAATTGCCGGCGACCGGGCCCAGGCGCAGAAAGCCATGGCCGGCGCAGAGCTCGCGCTGACGGGAATCGAAAGCGATTTCCAGTCAGAGATCGCGGGCGAGATTACCACCGCCCGCCTCGAGCTTGCCGATGCCGAGGAGCGTATCATCGCTGCGAAGGACGTGCTTCGCCGCCTCGAGATCCGCTCCCCCCAGGCGGGCATCGTCGCCAATATCCAGTTGCGTACAGCAGGCAGCGCCGTGACCCCCGGTCAGCCGCTGCTCGACATCGTGCCCGAAGATGAGCCGCTGCTCGTGGAAATGCATGTCAGCACGCGCGACATCGACAGCATAACCATCGGCTCCAACACGCAGATTCGACTGACCGCATACAACCAGCGCTCCCACCTGCCGCTCGACGGCAAGATCACCTATATCGCGGCCGACCAATCGGTGGACGAGAAGTCCAACGTCGCCTATTTCGTAGCGCGGGCCGAGATCGCCCCGAAGTCCCTCGCAGCGAACCCCGATATACGTCTCTATCCCGGGATGCCCGCCGAGGTGCTGATCGTGCACAAGCCGCGTTCAGCGATCGACTACCTGGTCTCTCCGGTCACAGAGAGCTTCAATCGCGCCTTCAGGGAGGACTGA
- a CDS encoding type I secretion system permease/ATPase, with product MRDTVRNNMNGKGLIRPTPTQNGTIDPGLLILRARRVFVVTLLYAALLSACINLLQLTMPLYMMQVHDRVLNSQSMDSLVMLTVLALGALAILGVLDFIRALTFQAMGSAIVRWLNLPVLTAAVQASADQGLARATQSLRDLTELRGFLTSSAVSAPLDAAWSPIFLGVLFLLHPVFGLIAAVSVVVLLCCGLMNDLLTRQLMKEASQANIEAVSKIGATLRHAEAIEAMGMLPALAKKWRDAQLHALGVLEASGTRARAMASITRCLRFAIQVASLGAGAYLVMKQEISPGAMMATTILVGRLLMPFDSVIENWRQWVLAISGWRRIEAALKEDLAVRQTMPTPHSQGDLVVDKLVYAAPGLDVPIIKGISFSLAPGEVLGVVGPSAAGKSTLARLLVGILKPTAGGVFLDGNNVYLWERSSFGRVAGYLPQSVSLLEGTIRENIARMEESDPYKVLEASRRADVHDMIGRLPLGYDTPVGDGQLTLSGGQRQRIALARCLYGRPRLLVLDEPNANLDAIGERALIRAVEEARRDGSIVILIAHRPAIMQVADKLLVLEGGRITQFGPRTDVVASMIPGETRREGTAG from the coding sequence ATGCGTGATACTGTTCGAAACAACATGAATGGCAAGGGCCTCATCCGGCCAACGCCGACGCAAAATGGAACAATCGACCCAGGTCTGCTCATTTTGCGGGCGCGGCGGGTGTTCGTCGTGACGCTTCTTTATGCAGCTCTGCTTAGCGCCTGTATCAACCTCCTTCAGCTCACCATGCCGCTCTATATGATGCAGGTGCATGACAGAGTCTTGAACAGCCAGAGCATGGATTCGCTCGTCATGCTGACGGTCCTTGCACTTGGCGCGCTGGCCATTCTGGGCGTGCTCGATTTCATCCGCGCTCTCACCTTTCAAGCTATGGGCAGTGCAATCGTGCGCTGGCTGAATCTGCCGGTCCTTACCGCCGCGGTGCAGGCCTCGGCCGATCAGGGGCTGGCCAGGGCGACGCAGTCGCTGCGGGACCTGACCGAGCTGCGCGGCTTTCTTACCTCGTCGGCCGTCAGCGCCCCCCTCGATGCCGCCTGGTCGCCAATTTTTCTCGGCGTTCTCTTTCTGCTGCACCCTGTCTTCGGGTTGATTGCCGCGGTTTCCGTGGTGGTGCTCCTGTGCTGCGGTCTCATGAACGACCTCTTGACGCGCCAGCTCATGAAAGAGGCAAGCCAGGCGAATATTGAGGCAGTGTCGAAAATAGGTGCGACATTACGTCACGCCGAGGCCATCGAAGCGATGGGCATGCTGCCGGCGCTCGCCAAGAAGTGGCGCGACGCGCAGCTACACGCACTGGGCGTGCTTGAGGCCAGCGGCACCCGGGCGAGGGCGATGGCTTCCATCACCCGTTGCCTGCGCTTTGCCATACAGGTCGCGTCGCTCGGCGCCGGCGCTTACCTCGTGATGAAACAGGAAATCTCGCCCGGCGCGATGATGGCGACGACTATCCTCGTCGGGCGCCTACTGATGCCGTTCGATTCCGTTATCGAGAACTGGCGGCAATGGGTGCTCGCGATCTCCGGTTGGCGGCGGATCGAGGCGGCTCTGAAGGAGGATCTCGCAGTCCGTCAGACGATGCCGACGCCGCACTCGCAAGGCGATCTGGTCGTCGACAAATTGGTTTACGCCGCACCCGGCCTGGACGTGCCGATCATCAAAGGCATCTCCTTCTCGCTCGCGCCCGGCGAAGTGCTGGGTGTCGTCGGTCCTTCCGCCGCCGGCAAATCCACCTTGGCGAGGCTCCTCGTCGGCATTCTCAAGCCCACGGCGGGCGGCGTCTTCCTGGACGGCAACAACGTCTATCTGTGGGAGCGCAGCTCCTTCGGCCGGGTCGCGGGCTATCTGCCGCAGTCGGTTTCTCTTCTCGAGGGCACCATCCGCGAAAACATCGCCCGCATGGAGGAAAGCGATCCCTACAAGGTACTCGAGGCTTCGCGCCGCGCCGATGTCCATGACATGATCGGACGCTTGCCGCTCGGTTACGATACGCCGGTCGGCGACGGTCAACTGACGCTGTCCGGCGGTCAGCGGCAGCGAATCGCGCTGGCCCGCTGCCTTTACGGCCGGCCGCGCCTGCTCGTGCTCGACGAACCCAATGCCAATCTCGATGCGATCGGCGAACGCGCCCTCATCCGCGCGGTCGAGGAGGCACGCCGGGATGGATCCATCGTCATCCTCATCGCGCATCGGCCGGCCATCATGCAGGTCGCCGACAAATTGCTGGTGCTGGAAGGCGGCCGCATCACCCAGTTCGGCCCGCGCACGGACGTGGTGGCCTCCATGATCCCGGGCGAAACGCGTCGCGAAGGAACCGCAGGATGA
- a CDS encoding MarR family transcriptional regulator, protein MNHRILYPFADFGDAVVVQPGREAVRNAPRHPESDRDGDDALVTYFELARVMERASRRFSGLLRTELTKLGVDDIGPAQAMVLLAIGDAELSVGELLDRGHYVGSNVSYYLKQLADGDYIDRIASQRDKRSARIRLSEKGKQLCKSLREAAKSYERALSHGEQDRRNLETAFQTLHRLEMVWGSAARYGI, encoded by the coding sequence ATGAATCATAGGATTCTCTATCCGTTCGCAGACTTCGGAGACGCTGTGGTAGTCCAGCCCGGGCGTGAGGCGGTCAGGAATGCCCCTAGGCACCCTGAGAGCGATCGGGACGGAGACGACGCGCTGGTGACGTATTTCGAGCTCGCCCGCGTGATGGAGCGTGCAAGCCGGCGGTTCTCCGGGCTGTTGCGCACGGAACTGACGAAGCTCGGCGTGGACGACATCGGGCCCGCCCAGGCGATGGTGCTTCTCGCAATCGGCGACGCGGAGCTTTCGGTAGGCGAGCTTTTGGACCGGGGCCACTATGTGGGTTCCAATGTCTCCTACTACCTGAAGCAGCTCGCCGACGGGGACTATATCGATCGAATCGCTTCGCAGCGCGACAAGCGCTCAGCTCGCATCAGGCTCTCGGAGAAGGGAAAGCAGCTCTGCAAGAGCCTGCGGGAAGCGGCGAAATCCTATGAACGCGCCCTCAGCCACGGCGAGCAGGACCGGCGCAATCTCGAAACCGCCTTCCAGACCCTGCACCGGCTCGAAATGGTTTGGGGCAGCGCCGCCCGCTACGGCATTTGA
- a CDS encoding glycosyltransferase family 4 protein: protein MHVAFVHRRGFGQFAALASHLAVAGNEVTLVTETVDQKIPSVRVVRHRAEPGPRAHPQMARHLGVPDHHVRIGHRVAETFDAMARLGQVPDVVLGHIGWGSMMFVKDVLPRVPTLGYCEFFYRAEGADIGFAPDNQPDSETRKRLRLRNVAQLLSLEAMDGGISPTNWQRSLYPADVRERIAVCHEGVDTRRFRPDPAASLKLPDGRMLKAGDPPIVTFVARDLEPYRGFPQALEAAAKVVRRHPEALFVFVGGDGVSYGAPPPGGGSWKDHLLESLDVPRERLIFPGVVPHSVLRQLFQISAAHLYLTYPFVLSWSVLEAMACGALVIGSDTAPVQEVIRSGRNGLLVPFFDTDALAETILAVLARPDDFRELRIAARRTVEQRFRLDDCIARQSTLIGNIAGQVALSTKEAQLV from the coding sequence ATGCATGTAGCGTTTGTACACCGTCGCGGTTTCGGTCAGTTCGCCGCCCTGGCTTCCCATTTGGCTGTTGCCGGAAACGAGGTGACGCTCGTGACGGAGACAGTGGATCAAAAGATCCCTTCCGTGAGGGTCGTTCGGCATCGTGCCGAGCCCGGCCCCAGGGCGCATCCGCAAATGGCGCGGCATCTCGGCGTTCCCGATCATCATGTGCGGATCGGCCATCGGGTTGCGGAGACCTTCGACGCCATGGCGCGCCTTGGCCAGGTCCCGGATGTCGTTCTCGGCCATATCGGCTGGGGCAGCATGATGTTCGTCAAGGACGTGCTGCCGCGCGTGCCCACACTCGGCTATTGCGAGTTCTTCTATCGGGCAGAAGGGGCGGATATCGGTTTCGCCCCCGACAACCAGCCCGATTCGGAGACGCGCAAGAGATTGCGTCTTCGCAACGTCGCGCAGCTCCTGTCGCTCGAGGCGATGGACGGAGGCATCAGCCCGACCAATTGGCAGCGAAGCCTCTATCCGGCCGATGTGCGGGAGCGCATCGCCGTCTGCCACGAGGGCGTGGACACACGGCGCTTCCGCCCCGATCCGGCCGCTTCGCTGAAGCTTCCCGACGGGCGCATGCTCAAGGCGGGCGATCCCCCGATCGTCACATTCGTGGCGCGCGACCTCGAGCCGTATCGGGGATTTCCACAGGCGCTAGAGGCCGCTGCCAAGGTCGTTCGGCGGCACCCGGAGGCGCTGTTCGTCTTCGTCGGCGGCGACGGCGTGAGTTACGGCGCGCCGCCCCCCGGCGGAGGTTCGTGGAAAGATCACCTCCTCGAATCGCTGGACGTCCCGCGCGAGCGGCTCATTTTTCCCGGCGTCGTGCCGCATTCGGTGCTGCGTCAGCTCTTCCAGATCTCCGCGGCTCACCTGTATCTCACCTATCCTTTCGTGCTGTCCTGGTCGGTGCTGGAAGCAATGGCTTGCGGTGCTTTGGTCATCGGATCGGATACGGCCCCGGTCCAGGAGGTCATCCGCTCGGGCCGCAACGGCCTCCTGGTCCCGTTCTTCGATACGGACGCGCTCGCCGAGACCATTCTCGCGGTCCTGGCGCGGCCTGATGATTTCCGCGAGCTGCGAATCGCAGCGCGCAGGACGGTCGAGCAACGGTTCCGACTGGACGATTGTATCGCGCGCCAATCGACGCTGATCGGAAACATTGCCGGCCAAGTTGCACTTTCAACGAAAGAAGCGCAGCTTGTATGA
- a CDS encoding DUF6212 domain-containing protein, with translation MSSSVRQSPAKRRLVVASDRDRANVEGSDIEHLVHFLETGTSSQTPLQNAFPLVGLAFSDEGEAELREGLSAVHALGTVPEVPIQRVDLSSKAESLALVRALVEGGVGRLARFTTSVTSELAILRREREALLENYRALEDAFQARNWEPVTEIFAHDPYVDPKDEGIGQLLATGYVEQLLPVSSHGVAGVALHLNSVPREGGELSVMLSYVENGEGVAEWTVPYAQLAGGWNFFALPRTCGGGARTLRLRVSTTGAETVGLSLGYPIASERYTARSEAPHADLDLRPLAFRVYTGLPGVRPTRMPNMIAPTALLDGHFIEDYRLAVDLLSQIVDVSVTPIVPEFQTVRFLEHEHAVVCHPLASGISAGTIGRAVEPGTISFSASAIIDHPKGAPAAVSFLLAPANSNARSEVAELARKGSAKPSAFFSGWREVTAEQAVNINFQLDEPVRVPMDLMILSRAVTDSVDFSWLKVSGFRLVKQSGGTSHVR, from the coding sequence ATGTCTTCTAGCGTAAGGCAATCGCCCGCGAAGCGAAGGCTGGTCGTGGCATCTGATCGGGACCGGGCAAATGTCGAAGGGAGCGACATCGAGCATCTGGTCCATTTCCTTGAGACGGGTACAAGCTCTCAAACTCCACTACAAAACGCGTTCCCGCTTGTAGGTCTTGCCTTCTCCGATGAGGGGGAGGCTGAGCTGAGAGAGGGACTTTCGGCCGTCCATGCGCTTGGAACTGTTCCCGAAGTGCCCATTCAACGGGTTGACCTGAGCAGCAAAGCGGAGAGCTTGGCGCTCGTCCGCGCCTTGGTCGAGGGCGGCGTCGGGCGGCTTGCCCGTTTCACCACGTCGGTCACTTCCGAGCTTGCCATTCTCAGACGCGAGCGCGAGGCTCTGCTCGAGAACTACCGGGCACTCGAAGACGCGTTCCAGGCGCGAAACTGGGAGCCGGTCACCGAAATCTTCGCGCACGATCCTTATGTCGATCCGAAGGACGAGGGGATCGGCCAACTCCTTGCAACCGGCTATGTCGAACAGCTCCTGCCGGTCTCAAGCCACGGTGTCGCCGGCGTCGCGCTTCATCTCAATTCCGTTCCGAGGGAAGGCGGCGAGCTGAGCGTGATGCTGAGCTATGTCGAGAACGGCGAAGGCGTGGCCGAGTGGACCGTGCCCTACGCGCAGCTTGCCGGCGGCTGGAACTTCTTCGCACTGCCGCGGACCTGCGGAGGCGGAGCGAGGACGCTCAGGCTCCGGGTCTCCACGACGGGCGCGGAAACGGTAGGCCTTTCGCTCGGGTACCCGATTGCCAGCGAGCGATACACGGCGCGATCGGAGGCCCCCCACGCCGATCTCGATCTGCGCCCCCTGGCGTTCCGGGTTTATACCGGGTTGCCCGGTGTCAGGCCGACCCGGATGCCCAACATGATCGCTCCGACCGCTCTGCTCGACGGCCATTTCATCGAGGATTACCGCCTGGCGGTCGACCTTTTGAGCCAGATCGTCGACGTCTCCGTTACCCCGATCGTTCCGGAGTTCCAGACCGTTCGCTTCCTCGAGCACGAACATGCCGTCGTGTGCCACCCGCTAGCGAGCGGCATTTCGGCCGGCACCATCGGCCGTGCGGTGGAGCCCGGCACCATATCCTTCTCGGCGAGCGCCATAATCGACCATCCGAAGGGTGCGCCTGCGGCAGTAAGCTTTCTGCTCGCGCCGGCCAATTCGAATGCGCGCTCTGAGGTGGCCGAACTTGCGCGCAAGGGTTCAGCCAAGCCTTCCGCGTTCTTCAGCGGATGGCGTGAAGTGACTGCCGAGCAGGCCGTCAACATCAACTTTCAACTGGACGAGCCGGTGCGTGTGCCGATGGATCTGATGATTCTCAGCCGCGCCGTGACGGATTCCGTCGATTTTTCCTGGCTCAAGGTGTCCGGCTTCCGCCTGGTGAAGCAGTCCGGAGGGACATCCCATGTCCGCTAG